Proteins from one Pleuronectes platessa chromosome 16, fPlePla1.1, whole genome shotgun sequence genomic window:
- the zc3h7a gene encoding zinc finger CCCH domain-containing protein 7A isoform X4 encodes MSAACQDRKSRWQEIQKGLQFIQSTLPFPGNQEQYEVFIKDLVWNLFGEGNDVYNEGEWTKSIEMYTEALNIAEYADSEDISVPTGLLETLYSNRAAAYLNVVPGLYDQALEDCEKALHLNEGNYKALYRKAKSLKEMGRHQMAYETVAKCSLVVPQDPSVTQLTQDLAKILGLKIRKAYVRSKPALNVMRGSNYQDASCDKFSHGSSSVEDIEVEVPQLTQDGSILAPVLAPIPAPVAAHPPLNDAVVDDFLPQNSISSVTPSEPPGFENFILPGSLPTSAPLPVHAFVNGCRSADPCPLLETSSDFDTDIIGDDLDDLLDQADSDMVIPTVKGPLPLPISIASGSSMSSPFLMQSHINPFLQQCTVTLPPLYHKSGTSTYFDMDTFEALPPPLDSLDTLTMTDFKTDYVSNPFIPLLDNKDTPMGMAVGMPEVKGLPAAVDLAKSPLAETHEFKQACSMCYVRTGPRVLDYTFHTEEHKCKKDALLGRIKHSPDKSWKLIRPRPTKTQYVGPYYICKEVAVGKECLYPGHCTFAYCQEEIDVWTLERKGFISRELLFDPYGPNSNIRLSVPKILQEHRGIFMFLCGVCFDHKPRIISKTNKDHPSYCSHPVTEHVFEDHKCMVHVLKEITVRYSKIRPLILHCQLDLCRHEVRYGCVREDECFYAHSLIELKVWMMQHELGITHQSIVQEAKQFWNTTASLQGVQLSNTQRRFGPPNLKMIFVCGQCWRNGQMSEADKNKKYCSAKARHTWAKDRRVVLVSSHERKKWTTVRALPTKKPIPSQFEICIHVTSGKKCQYFGNCTFAHSVEERDLWTYMKENNIPDMDQLHEQWLQSQKPGWGDETSDNSVRENGKQIHMPTDYAEEVAGNHCWLCGKNCNSEKQWQQHITSEKHKDRVFNSEDDQNCWQYRFPTGTFKVCERFLKDTCTEDDHCKLAHGEQELKEWTERREFLLMKLAKAKKDHLIAPNDNDFGKYSFLLKDIK; translated from the exons ATGTCCGCAGCGTGTCAGGACAGGAAGAGCCGTTGGCAGGAGATCCAGAAGGGCTTGCAGTTCATCCA GTCAACTCTTCCATTTCCAGGAAACCAAGAGCAGTATGAG GTGTTCATTAAGGACCTCGTGTGGAATCTTTTTGGAGAAGGAAATGACGTGTATAACGAGGGGGAATGGACCAAATCCATCGAGATGTACACGGAAGCTTTGAACATAGCGGAGTACGCTGACTCTGAGGATATCTCTGTTCCAACTGGTTTACTAGAGACGCTGTATTCAAATCGGGCTGCTGCATACCTAAATGTTGTTCCG gGACTTTACGACCAAGCACTAGAAGACTGTGAAAAGGCTCTCCACTTGAACGAGGGGAACTATAAAGCACTGTACAGAAAAGCAAAATCTCTGAAGGAGATGGGGAGGCATCAGATGGCCTACGAGACGGTTGCCAAATGCTCTTTAGTTGTGCCCCAG GATCCCAGTGTTACACAGCTGACTCAGGACCTTGCCAAAATTTTGGGATTGAAAATCCGTAAAGCTTATGTGAGGAGtaag CCTGCCTTGAATGTTATGCGAGGATCAAACTATCAAGATGCATCATGTGACAAG TTTTCCCATGGCTCCTCTTCAGTTGAAGATATAGAAGTTG AAGTGCCTCAGTTGACCCAGGACGGCAGCATTTTGGCTCCGGTCCTGGCTCCCATCCCCGCTCCAGTGGCAGCGCACCCGCCCCTGAATGATGCAGTGGTGGACGACTTTCTTCCCCAAAACAGTATCTCATCGGTGACCCCGTCTGAACCTCCGGGTTTCGAGAACTTTATCCTGCCCGGGTCTTTGCCCACGTCAGCCCCTCTCCCTGTGCACGCATTTGTAAACGGGTGCAGAAGCGCGGACCCTTGCCCTCTACTTGAAACCAGTTCAGATTTTGACACAGACATTATTGGGGATGACCTAGATGATCTTCTGGACCAAGCCGACTCCGACATG GTTATACCCACAGTGAAGGGCCCTCTTCCTCTGCCCATCAGTATTGCCTCGGGCAGTTCCATGTCGAGTCCATTCCTAATGCAATCTCACATCAACCCGTTTCTCCAGCAGTGCACTGTGACTCTGCCCCCGCTCTATCACAAATCAGGGACAAGTACATATTTTGATATGGACACTTTTGAGGCCCTGCCCCCGCCGCTGGACTCCCTAGATACGCTCACCATGACAGACTTCAAGACGG ATTATGTTTCAAATCCGTTCATTCCACTG CTTGACAATAAGGACACCCCAATGGGGATGGCAGTGGGTATGCCTGAGGTGAAGggtcttcctgctgctgtggatttAGCAAAGAGCCCATTAGCTGAGACGCATGAATTCAAACAAGCCTGCTCGATGTGCTATGTCAGAACTG GGCCACGTGTGTTGGATTACACATTTCATACCGAAGAGCATAAATGCAAAAAGGATGCATTACTTGGCAGAATCAAACATTCGCCAGATAAATCGTGGAAGCTCATTCGGCCCAGACCAACAAAAACCCAATATGTAGGGCCATATTACATTTGCAAAG AGGTGGCAGTTGGAAAAGAGTGCCTGTACCCTGGCCACTGCACGTTTGCATACTGCCAAGAAGAGATTGATGTTTGGACTCTGGAGCGAAAAGGGTTTATCTCCAGAGAACTGCTCTTTGATCCTTATGGACCCAACTCCAACATCCGGTTGAGTGTACCCAAAATCTTACAGGAGCATCGTGGGATTTTCATGTTTCTCTGCGGA GTCTGCTTTGACCACAAACCCAGAATAATCAGCAAAACCAACAAAGATCACCCTTCATATTGCTCTCATCCAGTGACGGAGCACGTCTTCGAGGACCATAA gTGCATGGTCCACGTTTTGAAGGAGATCACGGTCCGATATTCTAAAATCAGGCCGCTGATTCTCCATTGCCAGCTGGATCTCTGTCGCCATGAGGTCCGCTACGGCTGCGTGAGAGAGGACGAGTGCTTCTACGCCCACAGCCTCATCGAGCTGAAGGTCTGGATGATGCAGCACGAGCTTG GTATTACTCATCAAAGTATTGTCCAAGAAGCAAAGCAGTTTTGGAACACCACAGCATCGTTGCAGGGAGTCCAG CTGTCcaacacacagaggaggttCGGGCCTCCAAATCTGAAGATGATTTTTGTCTGTGGCCAGTGCTGGAGAAATGGCCAAATGAGCGAAGCTGACAAAAACAAGAAGTATTGCTCGGCCAAGGCAAGACACAC GTGGGCGAAAGACAGACGGGTGGTGCTTGTAAGTTCCCATGAAAGGAAAAAGTGGACAACAGTTCGAGCGCTTCCAACCAAAAAGCCGATCCCGTCTCAGTTTGAG ATTTGCATTCATGTGACTTCTGGAAAGAAGTGTCAGTACTTCGGGAACTGCACATTCGCTCACAGTGTAGAAGAACGGGACCTTTGGACCTACATGAAGGAAAACAATA TTCCAGATATGGATCAGCTTCATGAGCAGTGGCTGCAGTCCCAGAAGCCTGGCTGGGGGGACGAGACCTCGGATAACTCTGTGAGGGAGAACGGCAAGCAGATCCACATGCCAACAGACTACGCAGAGGAAGTG GCTGGCAATCACTGTTGGCTGTGTGGTAAAAACTGCAACAGCGAgaagcagtggcagcagcacatcacgtcagaaaaacacaaagaccgGGTTTTCAACTCCGAGGACGACCAGAACTGCTGGCAGTATCGATTTCCCACGGGCACTTTCAAAGTTTGTGAGAG GTTCCTCAAAGACACGTGCACAGAGGATGACCACTGTAAGCTGGCCCACGGGGAGCAGGAGCTAAAAGAGTGGACGGAGCGCCGGGAATTCCTTTTGATGAAACTTGCCAAAGCCAAAAAAGACCATCTTATAGCACCCAATGACAATGACTTTGGAAAATACAGTTTTCTGCTTAAAGACATCAAATAA